In one Winogradskyella sp. MH6 genomic region, the following are encoded:
- a CDS encoding DMT family transporter, which produces MKEKQQGLLAVLTANTIFGLNIPVTKALMDTWMTPMGYTVIRMFFGVLIFWFIGLFLSKEKVDKKDFPIILIGGLMGFIGTQFLFSQALQYTSPVTFSLLMALTPVVVLALSTIFLKEVVSAKKIIGILTSITGAVLIIVLGDSDGSESGYAFLGLLYSVLCVLCYAGYLVMTRKVSMKYQPVTIAKWMFLVSALIAFPFSFSELDHQVIFSGESNLMAYSFLAFALLFSTTLAFFLMPYALKRLEASTVSIFMNLQPIIASIVAVVVGQDYFTWDKPFAILLVVLGVYLVTQNKSRIARNA; this is translated from the coding sequence ATGAAAGAAAAACAACAGGGATTATTAGCGGTTTTAACAGCTAATACAATTTTTGGATTAAATATTCCTGTAACTAAAGCTTTGATGGACACTTGGATGACACCTATGGGTTATACCGTAATTAGGATGTTTTTCGGTGTCCTCATTTTTTGGTTTATAGGTCTATTTTTATCAAAAGAAAAAGTAGATAAAAAAGATTTTCCAATAATTCTTATTGGAGGATTAATGGGATTTATTGGAACACAATTTTTGTTTTCCCAAGCATTGCAATATACATCACCAGTCACTTTTTCTTTGTTAATGGCGCTTACTCCCGTGGTAGTATTAGCACTATCTACTATTTTTTTAAAAGAAGTAGTATCAGCAAAAAAGATAATAGGTATTCTCACTAGTATTACAGGAGCTGTTCTAATTATCGTTTTAGGTGATTCGGATGGTAGCGAATCGGGTTATGCATTTTTAGGCTTACTGTACTCAGTTTTATGTGTGCTGTGTTATGCTGGTTATTTGGTTATGACAAGAAAAGTGTCTATGAAATATCAACCAGTTACTATTGCCAAATGGATGTTTTTAGTATCTGCTCTTATTGCGTTTCCTTTTAGTTTTTCTGAATTAGACCATCAGGTTATTTTTTCTGGTGAATCAAATCTCATGGCTTATTCTTTCTTAGCATTTGCACTATTGTTTTCTACGACTTTGGCGTTTTTCTTAATGCCGTATGCACTAAAAAGATTAGAGGCGAGCACAGTAAGTATCTTTATGAACCTACAGCCTATTATTGCATCTATAGTTGCTGTTGTGGTAGGGCAAGACTACTTTACTTGGGATAAACCATTTGCTATTTTGTTGGTTGTTTTAGGTGTTTACTTAGTGACTCAGAATAAATCTAGGATAGCAAGGAACGCTTAA
- a CDS encoding S41 family peptidase — protein sequence MNSFLKVAINFLAAVLLSSNGLFAQTPNKIKWKEDLEIYKKSLEQKHIDLYNTVTKDEFENEWNKIYKNVETLNDFEIILKLMHLTRLVNDGHTSVSLRNMPIHRFPFEVKFIDDKWRVVKVSNEHSNLLKLSLVAIDDVPIEELSTKVSETAQFVENEHSQIVRTGEYINISELLYTLHITKKEHQAVFTFLDTNNQKIKATLTAIDTDSLIKTTDFVHLTVGIPEITKPNDSSFPYLWFTPIKNTKALYINFESYPTFEEMQVFGGKLVKYISKNQPEQIVIDMRNNGGGDLYVGVVLAYALNLADSIDWKNGVFVLTSNKTFSAGTSNAALFKQLLNAKLVGQPTGSNPNGYQDMDSFTLPSSKLVITYSKRLFRLSDKANTALQPDIIINQKENDLFNNIDTVLKVLINRF from the coding sequence ATGAACTCATTTTTAAAAGTTGCAATTAATTTTTTAGCTGCTGTGTTGTTATCAAGTAATGGTTTATTTGCACAAACACCAAACAAAATCAAATGGAAAGAAGATCTTGAGATTTATAAAAAGTCATTAGAGCAAAAACACATTGATTTATACAATACTGTAACAAAAGATGAGTTTGAAAATGAGTGGAATAAAATCTATAAAAATGTTGAAACATTAAACGATTTTGAAATTATTCTTAAACTCATGCACTTAACAAGGCTTGTAAATGATGGACATACCTCGGTTTCCTTAAGAAATATGCCAATACATCGTTTTCCTTTTGAAGTAAAATTTATTGATGATAAATGGCGTGTAGTAAAAGTAAGTAACGAGCACAGTAACTTGTTAAAATTATCATTGGTGGCTATTGATGATGTTCCTATTGAAGAACTTTCAACAAAAGTTTCTGAAACCGCACAGTTTGTAGAAAACGAACACTCACAAATTGTAAGAACTGGTGAATATATAAATATTAGCGAATTACTCTATACACTTCATATTACTAAAAAAGAACATCAGGCAGTATTTACATTTCTGGATACAAATAATCAAAAAATTAAAGCAACGCTTACTGCTATAGATACAGATTCATTAATCAAAACAACAGATTTTGTTCATTTAACGGTTGGTATCCCAGAAATAACAAAGCCTAACGATTCTAGTTTTCCCTATTTATGGTTTACACCCATAAAAAACACCAAAGCTTTATATATTAATTTTGAAAGCTATCCAACCTTTGAAGAAATGCAAGTTTTTGGAGGAAAATTGGTGAAATATATTTCTAAAAACCAACCAGAACAAATAGTTATTGATATGCGCAATAATGGTGGTGGCGATTTATATGTTGGTGTTGTTTTGGCCTATGCATTAAACCTTGCTGATTCTATAGATTGGAAAAATGGTGTATTTGTATTAACAAGCAATAAAACGTTTTCGGCAGGTACAAGTAATGCAGCACTTTTCAAACAATTATTAAACGCAAAATTAGTTGGCCAGCCTACTGGATCTAATCCTAATGGTTATCAAGATATGGATAGCTTTACTCTACCTAGTTCAAAATTGGTAATTACCTATTCTAAAAGATTATTTAGGTTATCAGACAAGGCAAATACCGCACTTCAACCAGATATAATTATTAATCAAAAAGAGAATGATTTGTTTAATAATATAGATACTGTTTTGAAAGTATTAATAAATAGATTTTAA
- a CDS encoding ABC transporter permease, with translation MLIKLQKKTLVKIQLIGYVITLFIGVFIVLTTQQLYQDVKPLLSEQTDVFSDKSAVISKEVSVFKSVNKDRIYFSSEEIEELKSQPFIKDVSIFNNADFRIKAYSNQSENIPLFQTDLFFESIPDDYIDVKTEDWVWAENDEVVPIIIPENYLKLYNFGFAESQGLPVLSKNTISQITFNLKVSGNFSSEVFKSRIVGFSNKINSILVPETFLEYANTKFGRSNKSRISRLLVTFNNPTDERILQFFNENNYSINKDKLEFSKLSFFFNSALVFVIAIAMIILVLSIAFILLSFNLIIQKNKAMISNLGAIGYTHKSIAKFYQVVISGATLIAIIPAIILSIYVRNLYLDRLETLFEFSEGSSFITALGIATLVVLCVLYSIIILNKVKAIVLPKR, from the coding sequence ATGCTTATTAAACTTCAAAAGAAGACACTTGTCAAAATTCAATTAATAGGGTATGTTATAACCTTGTTTATAGGTGTTTTTATTGTGCTAACAACACAGCAATTGTATCAGGATGTAAAACCATTACTATCAGAGCAAACAGACGTGTTTAGTGATAAATCTGCAGTAATAAGTAAAGAGGTCTCCGTATTTAAGAGTGTAAATAAAGATCGAATTTACTTTTCTTCAGAAGAGATAGAAGAATTAAAATCTCAACCTTTTATAAAAGATGTTTCTATTTTTAATAATGCGGATTTTAGGATAAAAGCGTACTCTAATCAGTCAGAAAACATTCCGTTATTTCAAACAGATTTGTTTTTTGAGAGTATTCCAGATGATTATATAGATGTAAAAACGGAAGATTGGGTTTGGGCAGAAAATGATGAGGTTGTACCTATAATAATTCCAGAGAATTACCTAAAACTGTACAATTTTGGTTTTGCCGAAAGCCAAGGATTACCTGTGTTATCTAAAAATACCATCTCGCAAATTACCTTTAATTTAAAAGTGTCTGGCAACTTTAGTAGTGAAGTTTTTAAGAGTAGGATAGTAGGGTTTTCTAATAAGATTAATTCTATTTTAGTGCCAGAAACCTTTTTAGAATATGCTAACACTAAATTTGGGCGTTCTAATAAATCTAGAATTAGTAGACTGTTGGTTACATTTAATAATCCTACCGACGAAAGAATTCTACAGTTTTTTAATGAAAACAATTATTCCATCAACAAAGATAAATTAGAGTTTAGCAAACTTTCTTTTTTCTTCAATTCAGCATTGGTATTCGTAATCGCTATTGCGATGATTATCCTTGTGCTTTCTATCGCTTTTATTTTATTAAGCTTTAATTTAATAATACAGAAAAACAAAGCTATGATATCAAACCTTGGAGCCATTGGATATACCCATAAATCAATAGCAAAATTTTACCAAGTCGTTATATCTGGAGCAACTTTGATAGCTATTATTCCTGCAATTATTTTAAGTATTTATGTGCGTAACTTATACTTAGACCGATTAGAGACCTTATTTGAATTTTCAGAAGGAAGTAGTTTCATAACCGCTTTGGGTATTGCTACTCTTGTAGTACTCTGTGTGCTTTACAGCATTATTATTTTAAATAAAGTTAAGGCAATTGTTTTGCCAAAACGATAG
- a CDS encoding serine hydrolase domain-containing protein yields the protein MTTLHKLLPTFIVASLILFTSCSKDDDNTQPNNYTTLENLLNEINFQGYAIVTKNGNDLVRQGFGLANESTELPQDFNLAYRIGSVTKTLTAAAIVQLKRDGLINSFNQTLDEFDTEFPNGNQITIAQLLSHQSGIPDYQLVVEQAFEEGQTLDEADIYNVITNLIAENGLNFTPGTNKQYSNSNYLIAALLVQELSELPYHQYIQQKIFNPLDMTNSYKGADMININTHAQGYLNGNSNSTYPMTIAFGAGDFSSSPNDMETWINAVKTNWFTEVEKTEIFAQDVPNGYLDFGLGWFTTQEGNTTMYWHGGDINGFWSMIGFIPEYDSTIVILSNKQDNTGLQRNTIIEQLLTNEFN from the coding sequence ATGACAACTTTACACAAATTATTACCAACATTTATAGTAGCTAGCCTAATACTTTTCACATCTTGCTCCAAGGATGATGACAACACCCAACCTAACAACTATACAACCTTAGAAAACCTATTGAATGAAATTAATTTTCAAGGCTATGCCATTGTAACTAAAAACGGAAATGATTTAGTAAGACAGGGCTTCGGATTGGCAAATGAAAGTACTGAATTACCTCAAGATTTCAACCTTGCTTATCGCATAGGTTCTGTTACCAAAACTTTGACTGCGGCAGCTATTGTGCAATTAAAACGTGATGGTCTAATCAATAGTTTTAATCAAACTTTAGATGAATTTGACACCGAATTTCCAAACGGAAATCAAATAACCATTGCCCAATTATTGTCACATCAATCTGGTATCCCAGATTATCAGCTTGTAGTAGAACAAGCTTTCGAAGAAGGGCAAACATTAGACGAAGCAGATATTTATAATGTTATAACAAATTTAATTGCAGAAAACGGACTCAATTTTACACCAGGTACTAACAAGCAGTATAGTAACTCAAACTATCTTATTGCAGCTTTATTAGTGCAAGAATTATCAGAACTACCATACCATCAATACATACAGCAGAAAATTTTTAATCCGCTAGACATGACTAATTCTTATAAAGGTGCTGATATGATTAACATTAATACTCATGCTCAAGGTTATTTAAACGGCAACTCAAATAGCACCTACCCTATGACTATTGCATTTGGTGCAGGAGACTTCAGCAGTAGCCCAAATGATATGGAAACTTGGATTAACGCTGTAAAAACAAATTGGTTTACCGAAGTCGAAAAAACCGAAATATTTGCCCAAGATGTACCAAATGGATATCTTGATTTTGGTTTAGGCTGGTTCACTACTCAAGAAGGCAATACCACAATGTATTGGCATGGTGGAGATATTAATGGCTTTTGGAGCATGATTGGTTTTATTCCAGAATACGACTCAACAATTGTAATTTTAAGCAACAAGCAGGATAATACAGGGTTACAACGTAATACTATTATAGAGCAATTATTAACAAACGAGTTTAATTAA
- a CDS encoding SDR family oxidoreductase: MKHTNVLLAGATGYLGGYLLKILIENHNQVLAIARQPSRIKNNNEDYLEIKQAEVTKPETLRDICKGIDTVISTIGITRQKDGLTYRDVDYKANINLLEEAKKASVKHFVYVSAINGDKHRNLKIFEAKEKFVDALKSSGLNYTIVRPNGFFSDMKDFLQMAKSGRVYLFGSGNQKFNPIHGEDLARAIVNNLDDKNKEQTIGGPDVLSLNDISKLALEALNKPVKITHFPDWLRRFSIWILRTFTSVKTYGPIEFFLTLMAEDNIAESYGNHHLKDFYIEEAKKL, from the coding sequence ATGAAACATACCAACGTATTGTTAGCAGGAGCCACAGGTTATTTAGGCGGTTATTTATTAAAGATTTTAATTGAAAATCACAATCAAGTTTTAGCCATTGCTCGTCAACCAAGTAGAATAAAAAATAATAACGAAGACTATTTAGAAATAAAACAAGCCGAAGTTACAAAACCCGAAACCTTAAGAGACATATGTAAAGGGATCGACACAGTAATATCAACGATTGGTATTACAAGGCAAAAAGATGGGTTAACCTATCGGGATGTAGACTATAAAGCCAATATAAATTTACTTGAAGAAGCTAAAAAAGCTAGTGTAAAGCATTTTGTTTACGTTTCTGCAATTAATGGAGATAAACACCGTAATTTAAAAATATTTGAAGCCAAAGAAAAGTTTGTAGATGCTTTAAAATCTTCGGGATTAAACTACACGATAGTAAGACCTAATGGTTTTTTCTCAGATATGAAAGATTTTTTGCAAATGGCAAAATCTGGTCGTGTCTATTTGTTTGGATCTGGCAATCAAAAATTCAACCCTATCCATGGTGAAGATTTAGCAAGAGCTATTGTAAATAATTTAGACGATAAAAATAAAGAACAAACAATAGGTGGCCCAGATGTTTTAAGCCTTAATGATATTAGCAAACTCGCTCTTGAAGCTTTAAACAAACCTGTAAAAATCACGCATTTCCCAGATTGGCTTAGACGGTTTTCAATTTGGATTTTAAGAACTTTCACAAGCGTCAAAACCTATGGACCAATAGAGTTTTTTCTAACTTTAATGGCCGAAGATAATATAGCGGAGAGCTATGGAAACCATCATTTAAAAGATTTCTACATAGAAGAAGCTAAAAAACTTTGA
- a CDS encoding DUF4836 family protein: MKLLPIHQQIKTITYCLLLVLLASCSSSPESLKTIPENTNAVAVIDVFSLYKKGNLKDLEDLEFFKAFQKEIRNEDKKVARFIDDLKEDPTMSGIDFTKDVFLYYIEEASDEKFFCVSLDLKSEEKFVEFLEDLLDKGGVDFDVEEEDLYKYLIVKNEVAFAWDSKKAVMLTAENWSSRENLDLEVEALFELKGNKQISANKEFMSFYGNKKDINFWMSSNLFESNYYFKDLGKELDVDLKDNYISAYLEFEDDRISLQGKMFPNEEVKEMLKKDNIWNHDFNTSILNYLPKQSFASAAMSFDTSEYYKLMQEEGDIDKVEKEFEKEMGFELEDFFESLNGSVMFNLSNIEETTYEYETYKMVYNENKTRRYNALNNEYYYEGGYEYKDTTETRTTTLPIMSLVFDMNTDKYLKKIINKIPEDKIEDKDDYYEVKLDRSYSGYFAFNDDVCLFTNDKASVKAFKDGGLGSNSLSSSSKASDFSKGGYYGYLNLNYDEYPKEIKKLLKDKQSDKEEEMFNIWTDFARGVEVKMIDNFTMEFNLETKDNNKNSLQLLLELIDESFESYSSL, encoded by the coding sequence ATGAAGCTATTGCCAATCCATCAACAAATTAAAACCATAACTTATTGCCTGTTATTGGTCTTGCTAGCGTCTTGCAGCAGTTCGCCAGAAAGCTTAAAAACAATACCAGAGAACACAAATGCAGTTGCCGTTATAGATGTATTTTCACTTTACAAAAAAGGAAACCTCAAGGATTTAGAGGATCTTGAGTTTTTTAAAGCATTTCAAAAGGAAATACGAAATGAAGATAAAAAGGTAGCTAGATTTATAGATGATCTTAAAGAAGACCCAACAATGTCTGGTATAGACTTTACAAAAGATGTCTTTTTGTACTACATCGAAGAAGCTTCGGACGAAAAGTTCTTTTGTGTATCACTAGACCTAAAAAGCGAAGAAAAGTTTGTTGAGTTTTTAGAAGATTTATTAGATAAAGGTGGTGTAGATTTTGATGTAGAGGAAGAAGACCTTTATAAATATCTTATTGTAAAAAATGAAGTAGCTTTTGCTTGGGATAGTAAGAAAGCGGTAATGTTAACTGCTGAAAATTGGTCTAGTAGAGAAAATCTAGACCTTGAGGTAGAGGCTTTATTTGAGCTAAAAGGAAATAAACAGATAAGTGCAAATAAAGAGTTTATGTCTTTTTACGGTAACAAAAAAGATATCAACTTTTGGATGTCTTCAAATTTATTTGAGTCTAACTACTATTTTAAAGACTTAGGAAAAGAATTAGATGTAGATTTAAAGGATAACTATATTTCTGCATATTTAGAATTTGAAGATGACCGTATCAGTCTTCAAGGTAAAATGTTTCCTAACGAAGAAGTGAAAGAAATGTTGAAAAAAGACAATATTTGGAATCATGATTTTAATACATCTATTTTAAACTATTTACCTAAGCAGAGTTTTGCAAGTGCCGCAATGTCTTTTGACACTTCAGAGTATTATAAACTAATGCAAGAAGAAGGAGATATAGATAAAGTTGAAAAAGAATTTGAAAAAGAAATGGGTTTTGAGTTAGAAGATTTTTTTGAAAGCTTAAATGGCTCAGTAATGTTTAATCTTTCTAACATTGAAGAAACCACATACGAGTATGAAACCTATAAAATGGTCTATAATGAAAATAAGACTAGACGTTACAATGCTTTAAATAATGAATATTATTACGAAGGTGGTTATGAATATAAGGATACTACTGAAACCAGAACAACCACACTACCAATAATGTCTTTGGTGTTTGATATGAACACAGACAAATATTTAAAGAAAATCATAAACAAAATACCAGAAGATAAGATTGAAGACAAAGATGATTATTACGAAGTAAAATTAGATAGATCATATTCTGGGTATTTTGCTTTTAATGATGATGTATGTTTGTTTACTAACGATAAAGCAAGTGTAAAAGCCTTTAAAGATGGTGGTTTAGGGTCTAACAGTTTGTCTAGTTCTTCAAAAGCATCAGATTTTTCAAAAGGAGGATATTATGGATACTTAAATCTAAATTATGATGAATATCCAAAAGAGATAAAGAAGCTATTAAAAGATAAGCAGAGTGATAAAGAAGAAGAAATGTTTAATATCTGGACAGATTTTGCAAGAGGTGTTGAGGTGAAAATGATAGATAATTTCACCATGGAATTTAATCTTGAAACCAAAGACAATAATAAAAACAGTTTGCAGCTACTACTAGAGCTTATAGATGAAAGTTTTGAAAGCTATTCTTCACTGTAA
- a CDS encoding DUF3575 domain-containing protein: MKTTFKIIITALVMSLSVFTFAQETEDSNNSQTEFKHSISMCPAAVAFGIYSVNYEYLHNQKHGFVARFDYEAIPKTYTDARIESSGYSFILNYRYHFNKQMNSYFVGAYGRYRQFDGKGKINDTSFDFTMPDVSYGINAGKKWAWKSGFTLTFALGYGFSNEDWSSNPNTNEVNDMVRDFRDDYDFVDPFYGEFSIGYSF; the protein is encoded by the coding sequence ATGAAAACTACTTTTAAAATTATTATTACAGCTTTAGTAATGTCCTTATCCGTATTTACTTTTGCACAAGAAACCGAAGATTCAAATAACTCACAAACAGAGTTTAAACACTCAATCAGTATGTGCCCAGCTGCAGTAGCTTTTGGAATTTACTCTGTAAACTATGAGTACTTGCATAATCAAAAACATGGCTTTGTGGCACGTTTTGATTATGAAGCCATTCCTAAAACCTACACAGACGCTCGTATAGAATCTAGCGGATATTCATTTATATTGAATTACCGTTATCATTTTAATAAACAAATGAATTCGTATTTTGTAGGTGCTTATGGCAGATACCGACAATTTGATGGAAAAGGCAAGATTAACGACACGAGTTTTGACTTTACAATGCCAGATGTAAGTTATGGTATTAATGCAGGTAAAAAATGGGCTTGGAAGAGTGGTTTTACCTTAACTTTTGCTCTTGGTTACGGCTTCTCAAATGAAGATTGGAGCAGCAACCCAAATACAAATGAGGTTAATGATATGGTTAGAGATTTTAGAGATGATTATGACTTTGTAGATCCATTTTATGGTGAGTTTTCAATAGGCTATTCATTCTAA
- a CDS encoding serine hydrolase domain-containing protein, with protein sequence MKHLIQLIFFLFTLQVCLAQEEIDSIFNQYSSAKNINNAILKVYSKSKNLDISLHKNKTAGNLIDVEHQPFYTASITKMFTAVAIGILKDENKLKFEDIIAQYLPDSIMNNLHVLGKKDYSKDLTIAHLLQHTSGLPDYFTDQTKDESPNIINQILMDTNKLWSAEEMIQFTKEKMTPHFVPGTGYHYTDTEYVLLALIIENVSGITLDEFFTQHIFQPLKMNESYVNLKSSPIDNELPIDKFYASQYELSSLKSLSADWGGGGLVSTAHDLITFLKAFNNDEIIKKETRLAMQNWVYETKGMEYGFGIRKVSIDELTDTESDIQLIGHSGATASFLWYCPQLDTYICGTLNQLEASKSAMILVYDILKIIENK encoded by the coding sequence ATGAAACATTTAATACAGCTCATATTTTTCCTATTCACCTTGCAAGTTTGTTTGGCACAAGAAGAGATTGATTCTATTTTCAATCAATACTCAAGTGCTAAAAACATAAATAATGCAATATTGAAGGTCTATTCTAAATCTAAGAATTTAGACATATCACTTCATAAAAATAAGACAGCAGGTAATCTTATAGATGTAGAGCATCAACCTTTTTATACAGCTAGTATTACTAAAATGTTTACCGCAGTAGCAATCGGTATTTTAAAGGATGAAAACAAACTAAAGTTTGAAGATATTATCGCTCAATATTTACCTGATAGTATTATGAACAATCTTCATGTTTTAGGTAAAAAAGACTATTCAAAAGATTTAACCATTGCCCATTTATTGCAGCATACTTCTGGTTTGCCAGATTATTTTACAGATCAAACTAAAGATGAAAGTCCAAATATCATTAATCAAATATTGATGGACACTAATAAATTATGGTCTGCCGAAGAAATGATACAATTTACCAAAGAAAAAATGACACCTCATTTTGTTCCTGGCACTGGCTATCATTATACAGATACTGAGTATGTACTTTTAGCATTGATTATTGAAAACGTAAGTGGAATTACTTTAGATGAGTTCTTTACGCAACATATTTTTCAACCTTTAAAAATGAATGAATCATATGTCAACTTAAAATCATCTCCAATAGATAATGAACTCCCAATAGATAAATTTTATGCTAGCCAATACGAATTATCATCACTCAAAAGCTTAAGTGCAGATTGGGGAGGAGGCGGTTTAGTCTCAACTGCTCATGATTTAATTACTTTTTTAAAAGCTTTTAACAATGATGAAATTATAAAGAAAGAAACGCGATTAGCCATGCAAAATTGGGTGTATGAAACTAAGGGTATGGAATATGGCTTCGGAATAAGAAAAGTTTCTATTGATGAGTTAACCGATACAGAATCGGACATACAACTTATTGGTCATTCTGGTGCTACTGCTTCTTTTTTATGGTATTGCCCTCAATTAGACACATACATTTGTGGTACGTTAAATCAGTTAGAGGCTTCTAAAAGTGCAATGATTTTGGTTTATGACATACTTAAAATAATAGAAAACAAATAG
- a CDS encoding DUF2255 family protein, with amino-acid sequence MMKELDNQAIEMISERNDFHIAPYREDGETFGTLTWIWVVEVEGSLYVRAYNGVNSRWYKSALSQKAGKIKSNGTEFKVQFQPISGEINDKIDEAYRVKYSSSPYLQSMISDRAKAATVKVF; translated from the coding sequence ATGATGAAAGAATTAGACAATCAAGCAATAGAAATGATTTCCGAAAGGAATGATTTTCATATTGCGCCTTACAGAGAAGATGGCGAAACTTTTGGAACACTTACTTGGATTTGGGTTGTTGAGGTAGAAGGTAGTCTTTATGTTAGGGCTTACAATGGCGTAAATTCAAGATGGTATAAGTCGGCTTTATCTCAAAAAGCAGGAAAAATTAAATCTAATGGTACTGAGTTTAAGGTTCAGTTTCAACCTATTTCAGGTGAAATAAATGATAAGATTGACGAAGCTTACAGAGTGAAATACAGTAGTAGTCCGTATTTACAATCTATGATAAGCGATAGGGCAAAAGCAGCAACAGTGAAAGTTTTTTAG
- a CDS encoding ATP-binding cassette domain-containing protein, which translates to MSEAELSGSDIYLQKEVVFQKGQRYLLKANSGHGKSSVLNFIYGSNFNYTGEVSYSIEETSIFNLRKTEISYVFQDFKLFPSLTLFENIQLKNKLTHYKSTEQIDALIEKMQLTHRRDSLVGTLSLGQRQRAAVIRALCQPFSFLLLDEPFSHLDNSNIKIIIEILNKELEERQAAVIITALDNLPFFEFDKTINL; encoded by the coding sequence ATGTCAGAAGCAGAATTATCTGGTTCTGACATATATTTACAAAAGGAAGTGGTTTTTCAAAAAGGTCAGAGGTATTTACTCAAAGCCAACTCTGGCCATGGCAAGTCTTCTGTCTTAAACTTTATCTATGGCAGCAATTTTAACTACACAGGAGAGGTTTCATACAGCATTGAGGAAACTTCTATATTTAACCTTCGCAAAACAGAAATAAGCTACGTTTTTCAAGACTTTAAGTTGTTTCCAAGTTTAACGCTTTTTGAGAATATCCAGTTAAAAAATAAATTAACACACTATAAATCTACCGAGCAAATAGATGCATTAATTGAAAAAATGCAATTAACCCATAGACGCGATAGTCTGGTTGGTACGCTATCTCTAGGTCAGCGCCAAAGAGCTGCTGTAATTAGAGCGTTGTGTCAACCTTTTAGTTTTTTATTGCTCGATGAGCCTTTCAGCCATTTAGACAATTCTAATATTAAAATTATTATAGAAATTTTAAACAAAGAATTAGAGGAAAGGCAAGCAGCGGTAATTATTACAGCATTAGACAATTTACCTTTTTTTGAATTTGATAAAACCATAAATCTTTAG